In Bradyrhizobium sp. 170, the DNA window TCCCGCGCACCTTGACCGCGACGCGGGTGGTGATGGCGGCGCGCAACGCCATCCACGCCATCCTGAACGGGACCGACGACCGCCTGCTGGTCGTCGTTGGCCCCTGCTCCGTCCACGATCCCGTCGCCGCCGTGGAGTACGCCGAGCGCCTCGCCGCCTTGCGCGAAACGCTTGCCGACCGCCTCGAGATCGTGATGCGCGTCTATTTCGAGAAGCCGCGTACCACCGTCGGATGGAAGGGGCTGATCAACGATCCCGCCCTCGACGGCAGTTTCGACATCAACAAGGGGCTGCGGCTGGCGCGCAACGTGCTGTCGGCGGTGAACAATCTCGGCCTGCCGGCGGGAACGGAATTCCTCGACATGACGACGCCGCAATACATCGCCGACCTGATGGCATGGGCGGCGATTGGCGCGCGCACGACCGAGAGCCAGATCCATCGCGAGCTGGCTTCCGGGCTGTCGTGCCCGGTCGGCTTCAAGAACGGCACCGATGGCAATGTCCGCATCGCCGCAGACGCGGTGAAGTCGGCCTCGCATCCGCACCATTTCATGGCGGTGACCAAGGGCGGACGCTCGGCGATCGCGGCAACCACCGGCAACGAGGACTGTCACATCATCCTGCGCGGCGGCCACACGCCGAACTACGACCGGGACAGCGTCGATGCCGCGTGCGTCGAACTTGTCCGCGCCGGCGTGGCGCCGCGGATCATGATCGACACCAGCCACGCCAACAGCAACAAGAAGCCGGAGAACCAGCCGCTGGTCGTGGCCGACATCGCGCAGCAGATTTCGAACGGCGAGCAACGGATCACCGGCGTCATGATCGAGAGCAATCTGGTCGCCGGCCGCCAGGACGTGGTGCCGGGCAAGCCGTTGACCTATGGCCAGAGCATCACCGACGGCTGCATCGACTGGGATACGACGGTGTCCGCGCTGAACGTGCTGGCCGATGCGGTGGCGACGCGGAGGAACGCGCCATCGCGCGAGTTCGGGGAAGAGCGTTCGGCCTAGCCACCCGGGTCGGATGACGGCGGAGCAGGGCACGCGATCGGCGCGCCCTGCTCCCGTTTGATTTGAGGCTGCAACCTCGATCCGGAGCGTGGACGCATAAATCCGGATTACTTCTCATGCAAATGGATGATTACCCTGGCAGGCACACGTCGTACACATGGCAAAAATCGACCCGCCTGTGGCGTACTTCACACTAGAAAACAGCACTTCGGAATATTGCCTTGTCGGGACTGCTGTCTCGAACGAGGTCCACATGAAACCACTTCCGAGCAACCTGAATGCAGACGACCTGCGTACCTACCGCCGGCAGACCGGCGGCTTATAGCTGTCCTATTTGGCCGCCATCATCGTCGCGGTTGGCCTTACCTTCACGAACAGGCCCCCAAGCGATCTCAGAGCGTCGAACGAAATCCAGATGGCGCGCTTGAAGGGCTCATCAGCATCTATCGACGGTCCGGCAGCAGCCAGGTCGGTCGCCAAGCCGTAAGCCGCCGCGGACCGACTACTCAAATAACATTCATTTTTTGGAAATAACGCGATGATTAAACCGATCATTCGATTGCTCTTGATTGCAGCCTTGCTCGCTCCAGGCTCGGCATTTGCCGACACCGAGTACGCTCGCGTTCAATTTTGTTGGGCGATGGGAAAGTTCGACCATACCATCTACTTCGGCGAAGTTGAGAACCGCGAAGACCGGCAGGCAAGCTTCGATGATTTGCTTGAGATTTCAGGCATCGATCACCACGCCGTGAAATGCAACACTTCAGATTCGACATCGCATCGCTTGGCGCGTGCGAAATTATTGAAAGACTGGCGCGATTCCGAGTTCGAAATCGTGAACACCACGTTCTTGTCGGATCTCGATTACTAGCTGCGGTGACACGTCGAAAGCGACCGAAGAAAGGCCGCTCCCCTTATCTTCCGACCGTCACGCCCGCGGTTGAACGCAAGGCGTCCCTGACGCTCGTGGCTTTCATGTCGTCGAGCACGTCCCGCGTCAGGACGGTGGTTTGACCGGGGATGTTGCCAATGCCGCGGGTCGAACTGGAGCTCGGCTGCAGGGCCCGATCACGGCGATGTGTGGTTAACCGGTCCGAGTTTGTTCTCAAAGGCACCGAACCTGTTTCCATCTGGCATCGTCGAACTCCTGTGCGAACCATTCCGGTTTCGCAGAACCGAAGAATGGAGTGTTCAGATGTCGATGAAATCAAGATTAGCTGCAGCGGCTTCAGTCACGCTCGTCGCAATGAGCGCCATGGCAGCCACCAACGCCAACGCGTTTACACTGTTCGATCCGCCTTGCGTTCGGTCGGCACCGAATTGGGGTTGTGGAGACGCCTTCAACTATCAGGAGACCCATCGCACGAAGCAAACATTTCGCACGCACCGCGGCGACACGTCACCGAATTACATGAAGAACACCGATCCTCGCTTTAACCAGTCTATGCAGGATGCGGGCGGTGGTGGTGGTGGCGGCGGTGGTGGTGGCGGTGGTCGCTAGGTTCCACTGATTTCGCGGATTGCGCCTGACGCCGCCGAAGCAACCCGGCGGCGTCTCCGCGATACCCGGAGCGAGCGCTGCCTCGCCCGATCCTCAATCCTTGAAACAGCGACGCGGTCCTGGAACTGCTGCGTGGGCGGTGTAGCCGCTCACTCGTCTAGCAGCCGCGGCAGATGCTCTTGATCTTGCGGTCGAGCGCTGCGTTTTCCTTGCTCAGCGGGTCGTTCGGATCGCTCAGGTTCTTCTCGCTGGGCACGTCGCTGGCGCGTGGCTGGCGATGGCCGACCGGCGCCTGGATGACCCCTCCGCCTCCGCCTCCGCCTCCGCTTCCACCTCCGCCCGAATTCTTCGAAACGGACGAGGACCCTTGCGCGAACGCGTCCGCCCCGCCGATCAGAACCATCAGCGCTATCGAGAGGATTGTTTTTCGCATGTTGGTTCTCCCGTCTTTCTGTTTCTTCCTAACGCACCGGCGCGTCGATCGTTGCGCAATTGCGGCGTCCCTGGGCGGCGCAGTCCTGCGCCTTTCGTACATCGGCCATGGTGGCAAGCAACCAGATTCCGACGGCCACCAGCACCACGAAGAAGCCGAGCATCACGGCGTTTTCGATTCCGCGATTGCCCTCATCGTCCGGCGGCTCCCGTTTGCCCTCGCCGTCCTCCGCCATCGCAGGTCACGGCTTTGGCGGATAGAGGTGAACGTCGCCGCAATAGTCGACGATACGATACTGCGTTTCCGAGGATAGATCAGATTCCCTGGAACTTGCATGCGACAAATAATTCGGACCAATCGGCGCCTTTCCGTGGCCGCCGGGAATATCGAGCACATATTCGGGCTGGCACAGGCCGGAGACGCGCCCCCGCAAACGGCGCATCAGTTCCTGGCCATCTGCAATCGTGGTGCGCAGATGCGCCGTTCCCGGTGCCAGATCGCCATGATGCAGGTAATACGGTTTGATCCGATTTTCGACAAAAGCCCGCATCAGCGCTTCCAGTGTCGCCGCATCGTCATTGACGCCGCGGAGCAGCACCGTCTGGCTCACCAGGGGAATGCCGGCATCAGCCAGCCGCGCGCAGGCGGCACGCGCCTCGCCCGACAGTTCGCGCGGATGATTGGCATGAACCGCGATCCAGGTCGTCGCGCCGTCAACGCGCAACGCTTTGGTCATGTCCCCATCGATGCGCGCAGGCGCCGCCACGGGCACGCGGGTATGGATGCGGACGATCTTGACGTGATCGATGGCGGCGAGGTCGGTCATGATTTCGGCAAGCCGCCGTGGCGACAACATCAGCGGATCGCCGCCGGTCAGGATGACTTCCCAGATTTCCGTGTGACCGCGGATATAGTCCAGCGCCTCGCGATAGGCCGCCTCCGACAGCGCCGTGGCCTTGCCCGGCCCGACCATCTCCCGGCGAAAGCAGAACCGGCAATAGACCGCGCAGACATGCACCAGCTTGAACAGCACGCGATCGGGATAGCGGTGGACGATGCCGGGAACGGGCGAATGCGCGTCATCGCCGATCGGATCGGCGTTCTCGCCGGGAGCTTCCACCAGTTCCAGCGCGCTCGGAATGAATTGCCGCGCGATCGGATCATCTGGATTTTCAGTGTCGATCAGACCAGCGATCTCGGGCGTCACGGCGATGGCATAGCGCGCGGCGACCCGTTCAAGGTCGGCGAGATCGGTGGCCTTCGCCAACCCGCGCTCGATGAGCTCGGCGGGCTGCCGTAGCGTTGCTGCCCATTTCGGATCGATCCTGTTCATGTCTCTCCTGCCGGTGGCGTCCACACCACCTGATCCACCCGCAGCGCGCCGCTGGCCAGCATCACCAGCCGATCGAAACCGAGGGCTACGCCGCTCGATGGCGGCATCGCGGCAACCGCTGCGAGAAAATCCTCGTCGAGCGGATAGCGCTCGCCATAGCGCCGCGCCTTCTCGTCCATGGCTGCGGCGAAACGGCGGCGCTGCTCGGCCGCGTCGGTCAGTTCGCCAAAGCCGTTGGCAAGTTCGACGCCGCAGGCGTAGACCTCAAAACGTTCGGCGACCCGCGGATCGGCCGCCTTCGTCCGCGCCAGCGCCGCCTCCGGCGCCGGATATTCGAACAACACAGTCAAACGCCCCTGCCCCAGACTAGGTTCGACATGCTCGACCAGCACCTTGCTGAAAATGTCCGACCAGGTGTCGTCATCGGTGATCCGCACCCGCGCGCTCGACGCGGCCGCAAGCGCCGCGCGGTCGCCCTCGCCATTGCTGATCGTGGCCAAAAGGTCGATCCCGGCAAAGCGTTCGAATGCCGCCGCCACCGTCAACAGTTCCGGCTCGGCGAATGGATCGGCTGCTCTGCCCCGGAACGAAAACCGGCCGATTCCGGTCGCCTGCGCCGCATGCGCGATCACGACGATGGTGTCGGCCATGACCGCATCGTAGCTCGCTTCCGCGCGGTACCACTCCAGCATCGTGAATTCGGGCAGATGCAGATCGCCGCGCTCGCGGTCGCGGAACACGCGCGCGAACTCGAAGATTTTGGCCTCGCCGGCGGCGAGCAATTTCTTGGCGGCGAACTCCGGCGACGTTCGCAAATAGCGCGTCGCGCGGCTGCCATCGCTGCCGATGATCTCAGTGCGCGGGGCATGCAGGTGCGTCTCGTTGCCCGGCGAGACCTGAAGGATGGCGGTCTCGACCTCGCTAAAACCCTGTTCGTCGAACCAGGCCCGCACCGCTTTCGTGATCGCGCCTCGCGCCATCAGGAACGGCTTTCGGTCGCCGTGCCGCGCGGGCGACCACCATGCCGACGGCTGGTCGGTCCCAACCATCAGCAACGGTCCTTGCCGAGCCACGGAGCACTCTCCGCAGAGCCTGGATAGCCATTCAAGGAATCGGAAAACGCCATTGAAACTGTTCGACTTTCTCTGTGATTCCGCCAGCAGGCGGCAAACTCCCGCTTAATCCATCTTTTCATGGCGAAACCCGCTCGCCTTGTCCATTCCGCTCGATAGCCGAGGCCGCGTGCTGAACCTTGTGGCCCGTTCCCCAGTCCAATGGCCAGAATTTGCAACAGGATACGAGCATGTCTGGCGGCTGGTTAAGAAGAACCGCAATTCTTTTGTTAATGGGCCTCGTCACCGCGCTGCCAGCCTACGCCGATGGACCGGGGCCCGAATTCAAGCATCTGACTGACGAGACGTTCACCTCCCCCGATGGCCAGGTGCGCGTCGAGCAGTATTGGATGGAACGCGACAATGACGTTCTCCACCAGTTCTGGATCTTCGACCCGAAGCATCACGGCTTCCTGCTGAATCGCGGCGAAGGCGCCGATCTTGCAGGATATCGCGCCGGATTCCGCTTCAGCTCCGACAGCCGATGGCTGGTGCGCATGCAGAAGCTCGGCGCGGGGTATCAAACGCTGTTGCTCTACCGGCGCGACGGATATCGATTCTCACCGGCAACCGCAAAGCCGCTCGGCGACATGGCCTGGGACTATTTCTTCAGCCAGCCGGTGTCCAGGAAGATCCATCGGAAATCCAGGGATCGCCGTTCGCTCAATCACAAGCAGGTAAATCTGCTCGAGGGGATGGACGATAATTACGCCTGGACGGGAAAGCGTTGGCCTGACAGCCGCTATATCGTGCTCAGCCTTTCGTTCGATTCACAGGGTGAGCGCAAGCCGTTACCCTGGATCGACGGTCGGCGCTGTGTCTTCGATACGAAAACCGGGCAATTCTCGATTCCCTCCGATTTCGCCGGCCACAACGCCAAGGCGGTCCAGTTCCCCGACCGGCGCCGCCGATAAGCACAGCAAAATAGGGCCGTTACGGCCCTGAGGCATACCTCTGGGGATGGCGGCAAAACGCTGGCATCGGCGGGCAAAATCAGTATGTTGCAGCCGGAAACCGCCCGATTTGGCCCTTGGACACGATGTCCGGATTTGGCCAGAGGCCAGAAATTCAGGAAAACAGCTTTGAAAGTCATCGCCAGTTCTATTCGCAAGGGCAACATCATCGAGCAGGACGGCCGGCTTTACGTCGTCCTCACCGCCGAAAACATCCATCCCGGCAAGGGAACTCCGGTCAGCCAGATCGAAATGCGCCGCATTGGCGATGGCGTGAAGATTTCGGAACGCTACAAGACCACCGATCAGGTCGAGAAGGCGACCGTCGAGGATCACAATTTCAATTATCTGTACGAAGATGCCGACGGCTTCCATTTCATGAATGCCGAGACTTACGACCAGGTCCAGGTCTCCAAGGAAATCGTCGGTTCGTCCGCGCCCTATCTGCAGGAGAACATGACCGTGAAGCTGTCGCTCCACGACATGAATCCGGTTGCAATCCAGCTACCGCAGCGCACGACGCTGGAAGTCGTGGATACCGAGCCGGTCACCAAGGGTCAGACCGCGTCTTCCTCCTACAAACCTGCTATCCTCTCCAACGGCGTTCGCACCGCAGTGCCGCCGCACGTCGGAACGGGAACGCGGATCGTGGTCATGACCGAGGACGGCTCCTACGTCGAGCGCGCAAAGGATTAAGATCGCGCACTGGAATTAAGGGGCACGCGCCGGGGGGCGATTGCATTGAATACCATGGCTGTCCGCTTGCTCAGGCGTTGGCTGGCAGCCCTATGTTTGCTCCCGGCCGGGCTCACCGCAGCAGCAGCCGGGTTCCGGACGCCGTCGATCACGGCCGTCCGCGTCGAATGGCGGGCGGTTGTCGATCAGCTCCGCACCGAGATCGGCACCCGCCCGGCGATCGCTTCCCGATTCACGTTCGCCGGCCAGCGGCGCGTGCCGGCTTGGGATCCGCGCGCAACGCCCGCGCTGGTGCAACTGAACGCCATCAACGCGAGCCTGTTCGCCGGGATCGGACGCAGTCCAGTGCCGGTGCTGCTGCCGTTCGATACCGCGGGCTACCTCGAAGGCGAGGCCAGCGGCACACAGTTGCCGCTGTCGCGCTACCAGGCTGACTTCCGCCCCGCAGACCTGTTTCACGCCGGTCCGGCCGGCTACGACGCGGTGTTTTCGCTGCATCCGGGCGCAGGCAGCTCACGGATCTTCGCCAAGCCGGTCGAAGTGCAGATCACCGGCTCGATCCTCGTCTACGACCTCGCCGATCCGCTTGGCGGCAAAGGCGAGCCGGTCAAGGCGCTGGCGGCGCAGTTCCCCGACATGCGCCGCTTCATCCGTGAAGGCTATGTGCGCTACGCCTTCACGCGCTTCGGCGTGCCCTATGTGGTGTCGATCCAGTGTCTCGATTCAGCGCCGCGGGCGCGGCGGCTGGCTTGCCGCGAGGCCTATCCCATTGCCGAGCGCTTTCTGAAAACCTTGCGGATCTCGGGCGGACAACCGGCGCAGCCGCGCCACGACATTTCGTCCGAGATCGCTGAACGACCGACGGCGGTTTCGCCCGACTTCACTTATTACCCGGGCGGCGACATCATCGCCCGCAGCAGCGTGCGTCGGCGCGGCGGACGCGCCGACTTCGCCGCTTATTCGCAAATCCGTTTTCCGCTCGAGAAAGCCCCAGCCGCCATCCGCTCGCAATCCTTCAGCAGGAAAAAGACTGAGCAAGGCCGCGGCGTCTATCCGTGGCGGGACAATTTTTGCGAAGCCCGCAGCTTCCAGGTCGGGCAATGCGCCGCCGGCTTCGGGCACCAGGGCCAAGACATCCGTCCCGCGCCCTGCCCGCCGAACAGCAACAGCGAAAGCAGTTGCCATCCCAGGAAGCAGGCTGTGGTCGCCGTCCGCGACGGCATCCTGATCCGTTCACTGAGGCAGCAGGCGGCAACGCTGCAGATCAATACCCGCAACGAGCACATCCGTTTTCGCTACATGCATATGAACCCGTCAGCCATGGATGCCGACGGCATTCTCAACGGGCGCAGGGTCGCCGAGGGCGAAAAGATCGGCGTGGTCTCCAACTATCTCGATTTCCCGAACGGCACGTCCTACCACCTTCACTTCGACGTGCAGGTGTTCACGCGCGACGGCTGGATCTGGGTCAATCCCTACACCACCCTGATCGCGTCCTATGAACGGCTGATCCGCGGCCGCGGCCGCGAGATCGGGACCGATCCGCCAGCTGTCGCCGCCGTGGTGCACGCTTTGCCGGAGGATATCCTTCGCCACAATGCCCGGGAAGGCCGGGAGAACTAAAGCGTTTTCTAGCGACCGGTTCGCGTCAAGAAAACGCGTCAAAAAAATAAACTACGGCGTCGCCCTGCACTCGACGTGACGTTCGAGTTTGCCGCGAGAAGAGCGGGCTCACCAGGTGAAGGGACTCCCGAAAGGCGAGTGCCAAAAAGGCTGGTTGCGTTGGCGGGTGTAGCGGAAGTCAGTTCCCGGACTGCGTCGCCGCCTCTTGATGCCACCTTGCGGCTCGCCGCTCAACAGCACTACGAATTCCGTTCCCTTACCGGTTTCCGAACTCAACGCCTCGTCGGTGACGATCAGCGAAGATCGCGGCACAATGCCGCCGATGTGATCCAATACGTCCTGCGGAATGGCGATGCGGTCGAGCGCGGCCTTTGCGGTCTCCGGGTCCGCCGACACCGGCTCAACATCGCGACCACCATTCCCGCGCGTCCGGTCGCGGGGCTCAACCGAGGCATTGGACGAACGTCCGTCCTCCAGTGAAA includes these proteins:
- a CDS encoding 3-deoxy-7-phosphoheptulonate synthase — its product is MLSTTDDLRISELKELSTPQEVMGEIPRTLTATRVVMAARNAIHAILNGTDDRLLVVVGPCSVHDPVAAVEYAERLAALRETLADRLEIVMRVYFEKPRTTVGWKGLINDPALDGSFDINKGLRLARNVLSAVNNLGLPAGTEFLDMTTPQYIADLMAWAAIGARTTESQIHRELASGLSCPVGFKNGTDGNVRIAADAVKSASHPHHFMAVTKGGRSAIAATTGNEDCHIILRGGHTPNYDRDSVDAACVELVRAGVAPRIMIDTSHANSNKKPENQPLVVADIAQQISNGEQRITGVMIESNLVAGRQDVVPGKPLTYGQSITDGCIDWDTTVSALNVLADAVATRRNAPSREFGEERSA
- a CDS encoding lysine-2,3-aminomutase-like protein; amino-acid sequence: MNRIDPKWAATLRQPAELIERGLAKATDLADLERVAARYAIAVTPEIAGLIDTENPDDPIARQFIPSALELVEAPGENADPIGDDAHSPVPGIVHRYPDRVLFKLVHVCAVYCRFCFRREMVGPGKATALSEAAYREALDYIRGHTEIWEVILTGGDPLMLSPRRLAEIMTDLAAIDHVKIVRIHTRVPVAAPARIDGDMTKALRVDGATTWIAVHANHPRELSGEARAACARLADAGIPLVSQTVLLRGVNDDAATLEALMRAFVENRIKPYYLHHGDLAPGTAHLRTTIADGQELMRRLRGRVSGLCQPEYVLDIPGGHGKAPIGPNYLSHASSRESDLSSETQYRIVDYCGDVHLYPPKP
- the epmA gene encoding EF-P lysine aminoacylase EpmA, encoding MVGTDQPSAWWSPARHGDRKPFLMARGAITKAVRAWFDEQGFSEVETAILQVSPGNETHLHAPRTEIIGSDGSRATRYLRTSPEFAAKKLLAAGEAKIFEFARVFRDRERGDLHLPEFTMLEWYRAEASYDAVMADTIVVIAHAAQATGIGRFSFRGRAADPFAEPELLTVAAAFERFAGIDLLATISNGEGDRAALAAASSARVRITDDDTWSDIFSKVLVEHVEPSLGQGRLTVLFEYPAPEAALARTKAADPRVAERFEVYACGVELANGFGELTDAAEQRRRFAAAMDEKARRYGERYPLDEDFLAAVAAMPPSSGVALGFDRLVMLASGALRVDQVVWTPPAGET
- the efp gene encoding elongation factor P: MKVIASSIRKGNIIEQDGRLYVVLTAENIHPGKGTPVSQIEMRRIGDGVKISERYKTTDQVEKATVEDHNFNYLYEDADGFHFMNAETYDQVQVSKEIVGSSAPYLQENMTVKLSLHDMNPVAIQLPQRTTLEVVDTEPVTKGQTASSSYKPAILSNGVRTAVPPHVGTGTRIVVMTEDGSYVERAKD
- a CDS encoding M23 family metallopeptidase produces the protein MAVRLLRRWLAALCLLPAGLTAAAAGFRTPSITAVRVEWRAVVDQLRTEIGTRPAIASRFTFAGQRRVPAWDPRATPALVQLNAINASLFAGIGRSPVPVLLPFDTAGYLEGEASGTQLPLSRYQADFRPADLFHAGPAGYDAVFSLHPGAGSSRIFAKPVEVQITGSILVYDLADPLGGKGEPVKALAAQFPDMRRFIREGYVRYAFTRFGVPYVVSIQCLDSAPRARRLACREAYPIAERFLKTLRISGGQPAQPRHDISSEIAERPTAVSPDFTYYPGGDIIARSSVRRRGGRADFAAYSQIRFPLEKAPAAIRSQSFSRKKTEQGRGVYPWRDNFCEARSFQVGQCAAGFGHQGQDIRPAPCPPNSNSESSCHPRKQAVVAVRDGILIRSLRQQAATLQINTRNEHIRFRYMHMNPSAMDADGILNGRRVAEGEKIGVVSNYLDFPNGTSYHLHFDVQVFTRDGWIWVNPYTTLIASYERLIRGRGREIGTDPPAVAAVVHALPEDILRHNAREGREN